A section of the Prionailurus bengalensis isolate Pbe53 chromosome C2, Fcat_Pben_1.1_paternal_pri, whole genome shotgun sequence genome encodes:
- the CCDC54 gene encoding LOW QUALITY PROTEIN: coiled-coil domain-containing protein 54 (The sequence of the model RefSeq protein was modified relative to this genomic sequence to represent the inferred CDS: substituted 1 base at 1 genomic stop codon): MYKLXTKRVKAAAGQMWTSNLSKIRQALKNVYHKCKNHPDSTRHPTMTSYDCDQDDMSTDEEMNLIVMLQDIKTAQIELLSQMTDILSVISKMQENTDFYQKQMEILETRMNVNEDKQCTVTKDIFSTKKHIDALKKKVTELESQNCCSSIHCLEVLEGELLSKEIVEQLHKLIQPETLKNTLASTHDRISSAEPEKVPSCPEPTDHLEKKTISSKTKTPKKSNGQNALRSLRKPKSNIYIYPDFSTWIKLTFVHEGKWRFFLKATKLQEFIQGLLSKPTIPPEEPQLITQRYCPFTGPIASLTAFCLSVFNYVHCLFGFSKEEVTRL, translated from the coding sequence ATGTACAAACTTTAAACCAAAAGGGTAAAAGCTGCTGCTGGGCAGATGTGGACTTCAAATCTCTCCAAGATCCGACaagctcttaaaaatgtttaccatAAATGTAAGAACCACCCAGATTCAACTAGACATCCAACTATGACTTCCTATGATTGTGATCAAGATGACATGAGTACTGATGAAGAAATGAATCTTATAGTAATGCTCCAAGATATTAAAACTGCCCAAATTGAACTCCTCAGTCAAATGACTGACATTCTCAGTGTGATATCCAAAATGCAGGAAAATACTGACTTTTATCAGAAGCAGATGGAGATACTGGAAACCAGAATGAATGTTAATGAAGACAAACAATGTACAGTAACTAAAGATATCTTCTCTACGAAGAAACACATTGATGCTTTAAAGAAGAAGGTAACAGAACTGGAAAGCCAGAATTGTTGCTCCAGCATACATTGTTTAGAAGTTCTGGAAGGAGAACTTCTGAGTAAAGAGATCGTAGAACAACTTCACAAACTCATACAACCAGAAACTTTGAAGAACACATTGGCTTCTACACACGACAGAATCTCTTCAGCAGAACCAGAAAAAGTGCCCAGTTGTCCTGAGCCCACTGATCATCTTGAGAAGAAAACAATTTCCTCCAAAACTAAAACTCCGAAAAAAAGTAACGGCCAAAATGCATTAAGAAGCCTTAGAAAACCAaagtcaaatatttatatttatccagACTTTAGTACATGGATCAAGCTAACTTTTGTCCATGAAGGAAAGTGGAGATTTTTCCTCAAAGCTACCAAGTTACAGGAATTCATCCAGGGGCTTCTTTCTAAGCCAACCATCCCTCCTGAGGAACCACAACTCATAACCCAGAGATATTGTCCCTTCACTGGGCCTATTGCAAGTTTGacggcattctgtctctctgttttcaACTACGTTcattgtctttttggtttctcaAAAGAGGAAGTAACTCGACTATAG